The Benincasa hispida cultivar B227 chromosome 11, ASM972705v1, whole genome shotgun sequence genome has a segment encoding these proteins:
- the LOC120091136 gene encoding protein DMR6-LIKE OXYGENASE 2-like produces the protein MAMASVKSLADTPNLASVPSSFMFATDDDSDSVTAVSQGAEDSIPIIDTSLLIDGTPHQRAKVINELGKACEDWGFFMVVNHGVGERLMREMVEICKEFFDLKEEEKREYETKSVLDPIRYGTSFNPKVEKVFFWRDYLKIMVHPNFHSPTKPTRFREILEEYCKRIREMTRELVRGISESLGLEECCLDKAANLESCSIVFAANLYPPCPQPELARGLPSHSDHCLLTILLQNQIAGLQILHHDKWLNVNPIPNSLLVNVADQLEILSNGKYKSVLHRAIVNDKATRISIAMAVGPSLETVVGPAPQLINKHTNNPPLFKNIKYIDYMGIVQSNKLQGKSTLDRIRLHI, from the exons ATGGCGATGGCCAGTGTTAAATCCCTTGCTGATACACCCAACTTAGCCTCAGTTCCTTCATCTTTCATGTTCGCCACCGACGACGACTCCGACAGTGTCACTGCAGTATCGCAAGGTGCAGAAGATTCGATTCCCATCATTGATACGTCTCTCCTCATCGACGGTACTCCGCATCAACGAGCCAAAGTCATAAATGAGCTCGGTAAGGCCTGTGAGGATTGGGGCTTCTTCATG GTGGTGAATCATGGAGTGGGGGAGAGGTTGATGAGGGAGATGGTGGAAATTTGCAAAGAATTTTTTGATCTAaaggaggaagagaagagaGAGTATGAAACAAAGAGTGTGCTTGACCCCATTAGATATGGCACCAGCTTCAATCCTAAGGTGGAGAAGGTCTTCTTTTGGAGAGATTATTTGAAAATCATGGTTCATCCCAACTTTCACTCCCCAACTAAACCTACAAGATTCAG AGAGATCTTGGAAGAGTATTGCAAAAGAATTAGAGAAATGACAAGAGAATTGGTGAGAGGAATCTCAGAGAGCTTGGGATTGGAAGAATGTTGTTTGGATAAAGCAGCAAATCTTGAGTCATGTTCAATAGTATTTGCAGCAAATTTGTATCCACCATGTCCACAGCCAGAGCTTGCAAGGGGTTTGCCATCTCATTCTGATCATTGCCTTCTCACTATTCTTCTTCAAAACCAAATTGCTGGCCTTCAAATTTTACATCATGATAAGTGGCTGAATGTCAATCCCATTCCCAACTCATTACTTGTTAATGTTGCTGATCAACTTGAG ATCTTGAGCAATGGGAAGTACAAGAGCGTTTTGCACAGAGCAATTGTGAATGATAAGGCCACAAGGATTTCAATAGCCATGGCAGTTGGGCCATCACTTGAAACAGTGGTTGGTCCTGCACCTCAGTTGATAAATAAACACACCAATAATCCTCCTTTGTTTAAGAACATCAAATACATAGATTATATGGGAATTGTGCAAAGTAACAAACTCCAAGGGAAATCTACCTTGGATCGTATTCGTTTGCACATTTGA